The following are encoded in a window of Verrucomicrobiota bacterium genomic DNA:
- a CDS encoding HAD family phosphatase: MRKKYILFDNDGVLVDTEYWYYMATKQALSEVGIHIDRDQFMTYMVSGKTTWDLARSQGVDEETIQNKMVDRTRYYQNCLRTEDIEIPGVEEVLKELSQTYKMAIITTSHREDFEVIHKDRSIAFYMDFVLVREDYINSKPDPEPYLAGLNKFGANPEQALVVEDSERGLVSALAAGIDCVVVHNDFTKSHDFSKATYKIKNLDELPRLLKEHGQTLKLP; the protein is encoded by the coding sequence ATGCGGAAGAAATATATTCTTTTCGATAACGACGGAGTCCTTGTCGATACGGAATACTGGTATTACATGGCTACAAAACAGGCTTTGTCCGAAGTGGGAATCCACATCGACCGGGACCAATTCATGACTTATATGGTTAGTGGAAAAACCACTTGGGACTTGGCAAGGTCGCAAGGAGTCGATGAAGAAACTATTCAAAACAAAATGGTGGACCGTACGAGGTATTATCAAAATTGCCTTCGAACTGAGGACATCGAGATTCCCGGCGTGGAGGAGGTTTTGAAGGAGTTGTCGCAAACTTACAAAATGGCCATTATCACTACCTCGCATAGAGAGGACTTTGAAGTAATCCACAAAGACCGTTCCATCGCTTTCTACATGGATTTCGTCCTCGTTCGGGAGGATTACATTAACTCCAAGCCTGACCCCGAACCTTACCTGGCAGGCTTAAATAAATTCGGAGCCAATCCCGAACAGGCGCTGGTGGTTGAAGATTCCGAGCGAGGCCTTGTGTCCGCCCTTGCAGCCGGCATTGATTGTGTCGTGGTGCACAACGATTTCACCAAGAGCCACGATTTTTCCAAAGCCACCTACAAAATCAAAAACTTGGACGAGCTACCAAGACTATTGAAAGAACACGGGCAAACACTCAAGCTCCCATAA
- a CDS encoding DUF1501 domain-containing protein: MPCHHYDNPFSRRDFLRTAGCGFGSLALSALTGLPLAHASKFGSAKIPHARARAKNIIWLFMEGGPSHLDLFDPKPLLNKLAGQPLPESFEKPVTAMGEASSPLLESRRKWAQHGEGGLWISDWLPNHSKIADELCVIRSCVSDGINHAGGVCQMNTGSVFGGRPSLGSWVDYGLGSVNNDLPGFVVIKDTDAMVVNGARSWGAGFMPSTHQGVLLESGVQPIANLHPPQGFSMDRQSQKLEFINQLNAEHLAGRESNTDLEARIRSYEMAYRMQAEAPEAVDLSLETEETKRLYGMDRKETEVYGRNCLLARRLVERGVRFIQLYHGAGSKWDSHDHIEKDHSELCAAVDQPIVGLIQDLKRRGLLEETLVVWGGEFGRTPMSEKGDGRDHNPTGFTMWMAGGGVHGGTTVGSTDELGLYAVEDKVHVHDLHATMFALLGLDHTKVVYMHKGRPERVDVNEGHVVASIMGA; the protein is encoded by the coding sequence ATGCCCTGCCATCATTACGACAATCCATTTTCCCGGCGTGATTTTCTCCGCACCGCCGGTTGCGGATTCGGTTCCCTGGCTTTAAGCGCATTGACCGGTCTTCCTCTGGCCCACGCCTCGAAATTCGGATCTGCAAAAATTCCGCATGCGCGCGCCCGGGCAAAGAATATTATCTGGCTTTTTATGGAAGGAGGGCCCAGCCACCTGGACCTTTTTGACCCGAAACCGCTTCTCAACAAACTGGCCGGCCAACCGCTACCTGAAAGTTTTGAAAAACCGGTTACGGCGATGGGTGAGGCCAGTTCGCCGCTGCTCGAATCAAGGCGTAAATGGGCGCAGCATGGAGAAGGTGGTTTGTGGATTTCCGACTGGTTACCCAATCACAGCAAGATTGCAGATGAACTCTGTGTGATCCGGTCTTGTGTGTCTGACGGTATCAATCACGCCGGCGGCGTTTGCCAGATGAATACAGGTTCGGTCTTTGGCGGACGGCCCTCGCTAGGTTCCTGGGTAGATTACGGGCTGGGATCCGTGAATAACGATTTGCCTGGCTTTGTCGTGATCAAGGATACGGATGCCATGGTCGTAAACGGTGCCCGTTCCTGGGGTGCGGGTTTCATGCCTTCTACTCATCAGGGAGTGCTGCTGGAAAGTGGAGTGCAGCCGATTGCAAATCTTCATCCTCCCCAGGGATTCAGCATGGACCGGCAAAGTCAGAAACTGGAATTTATCAATCAACTCAATGCGGAGCACTTGGCGGGGCGTGAATCCAATACGGATCTGGAAGCCCGTATTCGCAGTTACGAGATGGCCTATCGCATGCAGGCCGAAGCTCCGGAAGCCGTGGACCTATCCCTTGAAACGGAAGAAACCAAACGGCTTTATGGAATGGATAGAAAAGAGACGGAAGTGTACGGAAGAAACTGTCTGTTGGCCCGCCGGTTGGTTGAGCGTGGCGTCCGCTTTATCCAACTCTACCATGGCGCCGGTAGTAAATGGGATAGTCACGATCACATTGAAAAAGACCACAGCGAGCTGTGTGCTGCGGTGGATCAACCAATAGTGGGACTCATCCAGGATTTGAAGCGTCGAGGCTTATTAGAAGAAACCCTGGTGGTCTGGGGAGGTGAATTTGGCCGAACACCCATGAGCGAAAAAGGTGATGGCCGGGACCACAATCCAACCGGTTTTACCATGTGGATGGCTGGAGGAGGAGTGCACGGAGGAACGACAGTCGGTTCCACTGACGAGCTAGGTCTTTACGCTGTCGAAGACAAGGTCCACGTGCATGACCTACACGCCACGATGTTCGCCCTATTGGGTTTGGATCACACTAAAGTCGTATACATGCACAAAGGTCGTCCTGAACGGGTCGACGTCAATGAAGGGCATGTGGTCGCCTCAATTATGGGAGCTTGA